GAGGTTCAGCGAGCTGAAGCCGGGGTCGGAAGGGATATGCACGTGGAAATGACATCGCTGCAGCTCTTCATTGGTGAGGCCGGAATCTTCACGGCCAAACACCAAGGCGATCTGCCCGCCCTGCCCGGCCTCCTCGACCACTTTGGTGCCGCATTCTCGGGGATCGAGCAACGGCCAGGGAATGCGGCGGTCGCGGGCACTGGTGCCGAGCACCAGGTTGCAACCCACCAGGGCGTCTTCCAGCGTGGCGACGACCTCGGCATTGGCCAGGATGTCATTGGCGCCGGATGCCCGGGCATCGGCTTCGTGGTGGGGAAACGAACGGGGCTCGACCAGTACCAGCCGCGACAGGCCCATGTTCTTCATGGCCCGCGCAGCTCCGCCGATGTTTCCCGGATGGCTGGTATTGACCAGGACGACACGAATGTTCTGCAACAAGGGAGGCGCTCTCGAACACGACAAAGGGAGCAAATCTTACCTAAGCACCTACCGTTAAGCTATGAAAGCGAACACCAACCTTCTCCTGAGAAAAAGTTCTGATAGAATGCGCGGCTTTCTTTAACAACCTTAGGTGACACATCCATGCAGCCCATGCTGAATATCGCGCTGCGCGCCGCCCGCAGCGCCAGTGAACTGATCTTCCGCTCCATCGAGCGCCTGGATACCATCAAGGTCGATGAAAAAGACGCCAAGGACTACGTGTCCGAGGTGGATCGCGCCGCCGAACAGAAAATCGTCGACGCCCTGCGCAAGGCTTACCCGAACCACTCCATCCTCGGTGAAGAGACCGGCATGCATGCCGGGACCGGCATCGAAGGCGAAGAGTACCTGTGGATCATCGATCCGTTGGACGGCACCACCAACTTCCTGCGCGGCATTCCACACTTCGCTGTCAGCATCGCCTGCAAATACCGTGGTCGCCTGGAACACGCCGTCGTACTGGACCCGGTTCGCCAGGAAGAATTCACCGCCAGCCGAGGCCGTGGCGCCCAACTGAACGGTCGTCGCCTGCGCGTCAGCGGCCGCACCAGCCTCGACGGCGCCTTGCTGGGTACCGGCTTCCCGTTCCGTGACGACCAGATGGATAACCTGGACAACTACCTGGGCATGTTCCGCGCCCTGGTCGGCCAGACCGCTGGCATCCGCCGCGCCGGTGCTGCAAGCCTGGACCTGGCTTATGTTGCAGCAGGCCGTTTCGATGCGTTCTGGGAGTCGGGCCTGTCCGAGTGGGACATGGCTGCGGGCGCCCTGCTGATCCAGGAAGCTGGCGGCTTGGTGAGCGACTTCACCGGCGGCCACGACTTCCTTGAAAAAGGCCACATCGTTGCCGGCAACACCAAATGCTTCAAGGCTGTGCTGACGGCCATCCAGCCGCATTTGCCGGCTTCGCTGAAGCGTTAAGCAGCCCGGCATAAAAAAAGCACCTTTCGGGGTGCTTTTTTTATGCCTACGTGCTCACCCCACTCACCCGTGGCGAGGGGATTTATCCCCGCTGGGCTGCGCAGCAGTCCCCTCCCCAGCAGCCAAATTTAATCTGCCTGACACACTTGGCTGGCTGCAATTAGGGCCGCTACGCGCCCCAGCGGGGATAAATCCCCTCGCCACGACGGATGACATCTGGAACATGGATGCAGGCTGAACCACTGCTTTCGCGAGCAAGCCCGCTCCCACAAGGAAATTTGGGGTAGGCACAAGATTTGTGCCCACCGCAGATCCAATGTGGGAGCGAGCTTGCTCGCGAAGAGGCCGGCACATTCAATATCGATGCAAGCTGAGCCACCGCTTTCGCGAGCAAGCTCGCTCCCACAGGGGATTCGGGGTGGCGCTTGAACTGTGGGCATGAAAAAAGCACCCCGAAGGGTGCTTTTTCATAGCGGTTGGATCACTGGGCCGGTTCGTTCTGACCCAGGATCAGTTGGCCTTCCTTGCTCACCGGGATCTGGTTGCCCGGGTCGCGGTCCATACGGACTTTGCCTTCCTTGCCGTCGAGCATGTAGCGAACGTCGTAGCCTACAACCTTGTCGCTGATGTCATTGACCGTGTTGCAGCGAGTTTGGGTGGTGGTGTACGTGTCGCGTTCCTGCATGCCTTCCTGAATCTTGTTACCGGCATAACCGCCGCCAGCCGCACCGGCCACGGTGGCGATTTTCTTGCCGGTGCCGCCGCCGATCTGGTTGCCCAACAGGCCACCGGCCACAGCGCCGAGCACAGTGCCGGCGATCTGGTGCTGGTCCTGGACTGGCTTCTGCCGAGTCACGGTGACGTCCTTGCACACTTCACGCGGAGTCTTGATCTGGGTCTTGACCGGTTCCACGGCCAATACTTGCGCATACTCAGGGCCACTTTTTACCAAGCTGTAGGTGGCGACCGCACCACCGGCTGTTACACCGACAGCACCCAATACCGCACCAACCAGCATCGATTTGTTCACTTGAACCTCCTGACCATCACAAGCGGAATAATCCGCGCTTCTCCCAGCCTTGGAGCACAAAAAAAGGCGCGAGTTCAACTCGCGCCTTTTCAGTGGTGACGGACGGAAAACCGAACCTTACGGGCGGTCGTCCACCTCGGTCTCCGTAGCGGCTGGAGGAATCAGGTCCTCGGTGCTCAAGTTCAGCCAGATCAACACCACGTTGGCGATGTAGATCGACGAGTAAGTACCCGCCATCACACCAATGAACAGCGCGATGGAGAAACCGAACAGGTTGTCGCCGCCAAAGAACAACAGCGCGGCAATCGCCAGCAAGGTGGAGATCGACGTCGCCATGGTCCGCAACAGGGTCTGGGTGGTCGAGATGTTGATGTTCTCGATCAAGGACGCCTTGCGCAACACACGGAAGTTCTCACGCACCCGGTCGAACACCACGATGGTGTCGTTGAGCGAGTAACCGATGATCGCCAGCACCGCCGCCAACACCGTCAAGTCGAAGGTGATCTGGAAGAACGACAGGATGCCCACGGTCACGATCACGTCGTGGATCAGCGAGACAATGGCCCCCACCGCGAACTTCCACTGGAAGCGGAAGGCCAGGTAGAGCATCACGCCGCCCAGCGCCAACAGCATGCCGAGGCCGCCCTGGTCGCGCAGCTCTTCACCCACCTGCGGGCCGACGAACTCGACACGCTTGACCTGGGCCGGGTTGTCGCCGCCGGCCTTCTGCAAGGCTTCGGCTACCTGATGGCCCAGTTGCGGGTCTTCGCCTGGCATGCGCACCAGCAAATCGGTGGTGGCGCCAAAGCTCTGCACGACGGCATCGCTGTAGCCCGAGGTCGCCAGTTGCTCACGCACCTTGCTGACGTCGGCCGGACGCTCGTAGGTCAGCTCGATGAGCGTACCGCCGGTGAAGTCCAGGCCGTAGTTCAGGCCCTTGGTGGCCCAGCTGAACAACGCCAGGGCCGTGAGGAACAATGTGACGCCGAACGCAATGTTGCGAACGCCCATGAAGTTGATTGTACGTAACATGGCAGCCCCTTAAATCCACAACTTCTTGACGTCACGACCACCATAAATCAGGTTGACCATTGCACGGGTCACCATGATGGCTGTGAACATCGAGGTAAAGATCCCGAGGGACATGGTCACTGCGAAACCCTTGACCGGGCCGGTGCCCATGGCAAAGAGAATCCCGCCGACCAGCAACGTGGTCAGGTTGGAGTCGATAATCGCAGTGAATGCGCGGCCGAAGCCTTCGTTGATTGCCCGCTGGACCGACATGCCCGCGGCGATTTCTTCACGTATCCGCGAGAAGATCAGCACGTTGGCGTCCACCGCCATACCCATGGTCAAGACGATACCGGCGATACCCGGCAGGGTCAGCGTCGCGCCCAGCAACGACATCAAGGCCAGCAGCAGCACCATGTTCACCGCCAGCGCAACCGTGGCGATCAAGCCGAAGAAGCGGTAGATGGCGATGATGAACAGCGACACGAACAACATGCCCCACAGGGATGCATCGACACCCTTGGTGATGTTGTCGGCACCCAGGCTCGGGCCGATGGTGCGCTCTTCAGCGAAGTACATCGGCGCGGCCAGGCCACCGGCACGCAGCAACAAGGCCAGTTCCGAGGATTCGCCCTGGCCGTTCAGGCCGGTGATGCGGAACTGGCTGCCCAGTGGCGACTGGATGGTCGCCAGGCTGATGATCTTCTTCTCTTCCTTGAAGGTCTGCACCGGTACGTCTTTCTCGACACCGTTGACCACTTGCTTGGTGTAGGTAGTGGTCGGCTTCTGCTCGATGAAGATCACCGCCATGCTGCGACCGACGTTGCTGCGCGTGGCGCGGCTCATCAGTTCACCGCCGTGACCGTCCAGGCGAATGTTCACCTGCGGACGACCCTGCTCGTCGAAGCCCGCCTGGGCGTCGGTCACCTGGTCACCGGTGATGATCAGGCCACGCTCTATCTGCGCCGCCGGACGACCGCCTTCACGGAACTCGAAGCTCTCGGAAGTGGCCTTGGAAGCACCCGGCTCAGCGGCCAGGCGGAATTCCAGGTTGGCGGTCTTGCCGAGGATACGCTTGGCTTCGGCCGTGTCCTGCACACCTGGCAGCTCAACCACGATGCGGTTGGCGCCCTGGCGCTGCACGATCGGCTCGGCCACACCCAGCTCGTTGACGCGGTTACGTACCGTGGTCAAGTTCTGCTTGATGGAGTATTCGCGGATTTCCGCCAGCTTGGCCGGGGTCATCGCCAGACGCAGCACCGGTTGGCCATTGAGGTCGGCCGGAACAATGTCGAAATCGTTGAAATTCTTGCGGACCAGCGCACGAGCCTGTTCGCGGGCGTCTTCATCGCTGAAGCCCAGTTGAATGGCACCTTCGAACTGCGGCAGGCTGCGATAACGCACGCGCTCTTTGCGCAGCAGGCTCTTGACGTCGCCTTCGTAGACTTTCAGGCGTGCGTCGAGGGCTTTTTCCATGTCCACTTCCAGCAGGAAGTGCACGCCACCGGACAAGTCCAGGCCCAACTTCATTGGGTGGGCGCCAAGATTGCGCAGCCATTGCGGGGTGGTCTGGGCCAGGTTCAGGGCCACAACGTAATCGTCGCCCAACGCCTTGCGCACCACGTCCTTGGCTGGCAGCTGGTCTTCAGACTTGACCAGGCGCAACAGGCCGCCCTTACCATTTTCGGCGATGGACGCAGCCTTCACGTCGATATTGGACGCCTTGAGCGCAGCGCTCGCACGGTCCAGATCGGCCTGGGTGACCTGCAGCGCAGTGCTTGCGCCACTGACCTGAATGGCCGGGTCATCCGGGTAAAGATTGGGAGCGGAATAAATCACACCGACCGCCAGCACCGCCAGGATCAGTAGGTATTTCCACAGAGGGTATTTGTTCAGCATCACGCCGCCCGCTTATGACGCGGGGCGCCTTGCGCGCCCCGTCGATTGAAGAGAAGTTGTTACTTAGATCGCTTTCAGCGTGCCTTTTGGCAGCGTGGCCGCGATGGCGCCCTTCTGGAACTTCATTTCAACAGTGTCGGACACTTCCAGTACCACGAAGTCATCAGCCACTTTAGTGATCTTGCCAGCGATGCCGCCGGTGGTGACCACTTCATCACCTTTCTGCAAGCTGCTGAGCAGGTTCTTCTGCTCTTTGGCGCGCTTGGCCTGTGGACGCCAGATCATCAGGTAGAAGATGACCAGGAAGCCGACCAGGAAAATCCACTCGAAACCGCCACCCATTGGCGCAGCTGCAGGTGCAGCGGCATCGGCCATGGCGTTAGAGATAAAAAAGCTCATTTAGCACTCCAGTTGCAAGTATTGAATCTAGGGATCGGAAAACTCAGTCCAAAGGCGGAACAGGCAACCCGCGCTTGGCATAGAAGGCCTCGACAAAGGCGGCCAATGTACCCTGTTGGATAGCCTCGCGCAAACCAGCCATAAGCACCTGATAATGGCGCAAATTGTGGATGGTATTGAGCATGCTGCCGAGCATTTCGCCGCACTTGTCCAAATGATGCAGATAAGCACGGGAGAAGTTCTGGCAGGTGTAGCAATCGCACGTCGGATCGAGCGGCGAATCATCATGGCGATGAAACGCGTTACGGATCTTCAGCACACCGGTGTCGATGAACAGATGCCCATTGCGGGCATTACGGGTTGGCATCACGCAATCGAACATGTCCACCCCTCGGCGCACACCCTCAACCAGATCTTCCGGTTTGCCAACGCCCATAAGGTAACGAGGTTTGTCAGCGGGCATTTCGCCCGGCAGGTAATCGAGCACCTTGATCATCTCGTGCTTCGGTTCGCCCACCGACAGGCCGCCAATCGCCAGGCCGTCAAAACCAATCTTGTCCAGGCCTTCCAGCGAGCGCATGCGCAGGTCGCGGTGCATGCCGCCCTGGACAATGCCGAACAGCGCCGCCGTGTTTTCGCCATGGGCATTCTTCGAACGCTGGGCCCAGCGCAACGACAGCTCCATGGATACCCGCGCCACGTCTTCATCGGCCGGGTACGGCGTGCACTCGTCGAAGATCATCACGATGTCCGAACCCAGGTCGCGCTGCACCTGCATCGACTCTTCCGGGCCCATGAACACTTTGGAACCGTCCACCGGAGAAGCGAAGGTCACGCCCTCCTCCTTGATCTTGCGCATCGCACCGAGGCTGAACACCTGGAAGCCGCCGGAGTCGGTCAGGATCGGACCTTTCCACTGCATGAAATCGTGCAGGTCGCCGTGGGCCTTGATCACCTCCATGCCCGGGCGCAGCCACAGGTGGAAGGTGTTGCCGAGGATGATCTCCGCGCCAATCGCCTCGATGTCACGCGGCAACATGCCCTTGACCGTGCCGTAGGTGCCCACCGGCATGAACGCAGGGGTTTCCACGGTTCCGCGGGGGAAGGTCAGGCGTCCGCGACGAGCCTTGCCATCGGTGGCAAGCAACTCGAAGGACATGCGACAGGTGCGACTCATACGGTTTCCTCGGGCCCGCGTGGCGCGGGGTTACGGGTGATGAACATCGCATCACCGTAGCTGAAAAAGCGGTACCCATGCTCGACGGCGGCCTTGTAGGCGGCCATGGCTTCGGGATAACCGGCGAACGCCGAAACCAGCATCAACAGCGTGGACTCGGGCAAATGAAAGTTGGTGACCAGGGCATCGACCACATGAAACGGCCGGCCCGGGTAGATAAAGATGTCGGTGTCGCCACTGAACGGCTTGAGCACGCCATCGCGCGCGGCGCTTTCCAGGGAACGCACGCTGGTGGTCCCCACCGCCACCACCCGCCCACCGCGGGCGCGGCAGGCCGCCACGGCATCGACCACTTCCTGGCTCACTTCGAGCCATTCGTTGTGCATGTGGTGATCTTCGATCCGCTCGACGCGCACCGGCTGGAACGTGCCGGCGCCGACGTGCAGCGTCACGAACGCCGTCTCCACGCCCTTGGCGGCAATCGCCTCCAGCAACGGCTGATCAAAATGCAGTCCCGCCGTCGGCGCCGCCACCGCCCCCAGGCGCTCGGCGTAGACGGTCTGATAACGCTCCCGGTCCGAACCTTCGTCCGGGCGGTCTATATAAGGAGGCAACGGCATGTGCCCGACACGGTCGAGCAGCGGCAACACCTCTTCGGCGAACTCCAGCTCGAACAACGCATCATGCCGCGCCACCATCCGCGCCTCACCGCCGCCGTCGATCAGGATCGACGAACCGGGCTTGGGCGACTTGCTCGACCGCACATGGGCCAGCACCCGATGACTGTCCAGCACCCGCTCCACCAGAATCTCCAGCTTGCCGCCGGAGGCCTTCTGGCCAAACAAACGCGCGGGAATGACGCGGGTATTGTTGAACACCATCAAATCGCCCGGGCGCAAATGCTCGAGCAAATCAGTGAATTGACGGTGAGCCATGGCACCGCTGACCCCGTCCAGGGTCAACAGTCGACTGGCGCGCCGCTCGGCCAGCGGGTGGCGAGCGATCAGCGAATCCGGGAGTTCGAAAGTAAAGTCAGCAACACGCATGATGGGGTTCGTCTAGCAGGGCCGGAAAGTCTAGCGGAAATATTAAAAATTCACCATGAAACGTGATTGACCAACGGTAGGCACCTCTCTATACTTCGCCGCCATTGAGCCCTGATGGCGGAATTGGTAGACGCGGCGGATTCAAAATCCGTTTTCGAAAGGAGTGGGAGTTCGAGTCTCCCTCGGGGCACCATCTTAAAGAAAGACCTTGAAATTCAAGGTCTTTTTTTTCGCCTGTAGAAAAGTGGTTTGGCCACGAGCAACGCAGATCTCATCTGACGGCGATCCCTTTTGTGGCGAGGGGATTCATCCCCGCTGGGCTGCAAAGCAGCCCCAAATACCAGCCCTGTGCCGAGGAGAAACCCGCGATAAGAAAGAACCGGTACGAGGAAAAACCCGTGGCGAGGGAGCTTGCTCCCGCTTGAGCGCAAAGCGCTCACAAAATAGTCACTCCCCACACCGATACTCCGACTAGCACTCGCCAAGCCATGAACCCTCAACCCAACTCCACCCCACCCTCCCCACCCAGTCACAAAGGATTTCACCCCATGGAATTGCTGCTGGAAACGGTCGCTCTTTACTCGCTCAAACTGGCTTATGAGACGGAAGGCCACAGCCCGATTTTGCGGGATGATCCGTTGATGGGGAGTTGTGATCGGGAGGTTTTTGGGTTGTTGGTGCGGCGGGGGGATTTGGCTGGGATTCAGGGGGAGATAGGTCGGTGTTTGGATTTGGCGTTGGGGGCGGTTGGTGGGGTGGATTCGGTGTTGGGGCGGGAGTTGGGGCGGTTGTCGGCGGATTTCGGTGCTGTGCGGACGACGGAGGGGCTTCGTGGTCCGGCTGACATGCTTAAAAGCTTTTTGCATGATGTTCTGTGAACAGGACATCGTGCCTAGTTCCAAGCTAGCTACGAACGAACAGCCAGCCCATCAAACGCGGTAGCTTATTGATGGCACGATGATAGTTCCTGTGCTAATACCCATTGAGGATAAGGAGAATGGGTATGGCCATTTACGAGGAAGTGTTGGCGTGGGCGGATAGGCTGCCGCCGTGGCGCCACGACGCCCTGCGTCGCCTTTGTGTTCAGGGCGCCTGGAGCGAAGAGGATTTTGGAGAGATTCTTGATCTCTGCAAGCAACATCATGGAATCCCCAGTTCATTTGAACCTGCCCCACAACCAATTAGGTTCGCTGTGGAGCACTTCCCCGCCGGGGCGAATCAAGACCAGACCGTCGTTCTCAGATCCCTGCATACGTTGACCAATGTGGGAAAGATCCCAAGCAACCAAGCTCTGGAATTTCAAGCGCAGGGACTCACCATCGTGTACGGAGGCAATGGCACCGGAAAGTCCGGCTATGCGCGAGTTTTGAAGCAGGCGTGCAGAGCCAGGAGTCCGGGTACCGTCTACGCCAATGCTTATGCATCGGACTATAAGCAACTCACTCCGAGCGCCACTATCGACTTCGAGTTAAACAGCACCCCCGAGCAGGCAATCTGGATTGGTCAACGCGGCCATGTTTCGCGCCCAGAACTCAGGGGCATCTCCGTCTTCGATGGCGATTGCGCACGCCATTATCTTCAATCGAAAGAGACCGCAACCTTTCAGCCCTCCGCTCTGACCTATCTTCAGCAACTGGCCAATGGTCTCAATCAGACACTGCGTCCCCGGATTCAGGCAGAAATCTCGGCGCTTGCTACAGATATTACTCCGTTCAACATCATTCCCGCCGATACCGAGGCAGGCCAGGCGGTGCACCCGATTGGTCCGACCATCGATTTGACGCGTGCAAGAGCATTGTCCACCCTTACTCTGGATGAACAAGCAGAACTCGCGAGATTGCCGCAGGAGATCAGCGAGGCAGACCCCACTGCCAAGGCGACAAACCTCGACAACGCGGCAACGAGGGTCGATGAGCTGGCCAATGGAATCACCGCGGCCGCCGAAATCGTGTCTGATGATGCGATAGATTCCAGGCAATTGGCGCATAGAAGTCTGGCAGAAGCAGAATCGGCCGAGCGCGCGGCGTCTGCACTGCTGCAGACGGAAGATGCCATGCAGCTGCTCTCTGGAACGGGGCAAGGTCCTTGGGCTTCGTTGTTCAACGCCGCTCGCGAGTATTCGACTAGCACGGCATATCCGGGACAGACCTTCCCGGTAACCGACGAAGGAGCTGTCTGCGTGCTTTGCCAACAGGAGCTAGCGCCGGAGGCGAAGGATCGCCTGGAGCGGTTTGATCGCTACATTCGCGACAAGGCGGCAGAGGCCGCCCAGGCTGCGCGCAAGACCTGGCAACAGATAATACACAGTGTTGGCCAGGCGACCGTTGCCTTTACTGCTGCCCCGAACATGTTGGAAAGCTTAGGCGCCCGCGTAGCAACACTGCCGGGCGAGATCCAGTGCTTCCAAGAAGACCTAGACACTCGACTTCAGTGGCTCAGAACTGCCGTTCTCAGCGGCGAATGGCAGGGGCGTCCAACGTATCGCGATGCTGACCCAACGGTTTCACTCCGCCAAGTCGCCGATGGTCTTCGAGCTGAGGCGGCTCGATTGCGGGCGAACCTTGATGCAGCAGCCTTAGCAGCTAAGAGGCTTCGCCTGAAGGAGTTGGAGGCACGACGACTGCTTTCCGAACATATCGAAGCCATTGCGAGAATTAGTAAGAGCCTCGCGCAAAAGGCAAAGCTTCAACGCTGCCTGGACGATATCGGTAACACACGTTCTATCAGCATGTTCGCGGGCCAACTGGCGAGGACATACGTTAGTGAGACGTTGGCCAGAACAATGAACGACGAACTCAGCAGGCTGGATCTGTACCACATTCAGGCCGGTGTCAGCTCAAGCGGTGATGCTGGGGCAGTGCGACTAGGCATCCAACTTCAGGAATGCCAGCTTGATCCGTACCTAGTCCTAAGCGAGGCGGAGCAACGCATTTGTGCGCTCGCGTACTTCTTCGCGGAGCTTCGACAGTCGGGGTCCTCATCAGGGATCGTGTTTGACGATCCGGTTTCAAGTCTTGAT
This genomic interval from Pseudomonas alvandae contains the following:
- the trmJ gene encoding tRNA (cytosine(32)/uridine(32)-2'-O)-methyltransferase TrmJ yields the protein MLQNIRVVLVNTSHPGNIGGAARAMKNMGLSRLVLVEPRSFPHHEADARASGANDILANAEVVATLEDALVGCNLVLGTSARDRRIPWPLLDPRECGTKVVEEAGQGGQIALVFGREDSGLTNEELQRCHFHVHIPSDPGFSSLNLGAAVQVLSYEVRMAWLQAEGQPSKLEKYEATSPRSETLATMDELERFYEHLEQTLVDIEFLDPDKPRHLMARLRRLYGRSSVSRAEMNILRGILTETQKAARGELIKRKE
- the suhB gene encoding type III secretion system regulator SuhB yields the protein MQPMLNIALRAARSASELIFRSIERLDTIKVDEKDAKDYVSEVDRAAEQKIVDALRKAYPNHSILGEETGMHAGTGIEGEEYLWIIDPLDGTTNFLRGIPHFAVSIACKYRGRLEHAVVLDPVRQEEFTASRGRGAQLNGRRLRVSGRTSLDGALLGTGFPFRDDQMDNLDNYLGMFRALVGQTAGIRRAGAASLDLAYVAAGRFDAFWESGLSEWDMAAGALLIQEAGGLVSDFTGGHDFLEKGHIVAGNTKCFKAVLTAIQPHLPASLKR
- a CDS encoding glycine zipper 2TM domain-containing protein, with amino-acid sequence MNKSMLVGAVLGAVGVTAGGAVATYSLVKSGPEYAQVLAVEPVKTQIKTPREVCKDVTVTRQKPVQDQHQIAGTVLGAVAGGLLGNQIGGGTGKKIATVAGAAGGGYAGNKIQEGMQERDTYTTTQTRCNTVNDISDKVVGYDVRYMLDGKEGKVRMDRDPGNQIPVSKEGQLILGQNEPAQ
- the secF gene encoding protein translocase subunit SecF encodes the protein MLRTINFMGVRNIAFGVTLFLTALALFSWATKGLNYGLDFTGGTLIELTYERPADVSKVREQLATSGYSDAVVQSFGATTDLLVRMPGEDPQLGHQVAEALQKAGGDNPAQVKRVEFVGPQVGEELRDQGGLGMLLALGGVMLYLAFRFQWKFAVGAIVSLIHDVIVTVGILSFFQITFDLTVLAAVLAIIGYSLNDTIVVFDRVRENFRVLRKASLIENINISTTQTLLRTMATSISTLLAIAALLFFGGDNLFGFSIALFIGVMAGTYSSIYIANVVLIWLNLSTEDLIPPAATETEVDDRP
- the secD gene encoding protein translocase subunit SecD, which gives rise to MLNKYPLWKYLLILAVLAVGVIYSAPNLYPDDPAIQVSGASTALQVTQADLDRASAALKASNIDVKAASIAENGKGGLLRLVKSEDQLPAKDVVRKALGDDYVVALNLAQTTPQWLRNLGAHPMKLGLDLSGGVHFLLEVDMEKALDARLKVYEGDVKSLLRKERVRYRSLPQFEGAIQLGFSDEDAREQARALVRKNFNDFDIVPADLNGQPVLRLAMTPAKLAEIREYSIKQNLTTVRNRVNELGVAEPIVQRQGANRIVVELPGVQDTAEAKRILGKTANLEFRLAAEPGASKATSESFEFREGGRPAAQIERGLIITGDQVTDAQAGFDEQGRPQVNIRLDGHGGELMSRATRSNVGRSMAVIFIEQKPTTTYTKQVVNGVEKDVPVQTFKEEKKIISLATIQSPLGSQFRITGLNGQGESSELALLLRAGGLAAPMYFAEERTIGPSLGADNITKGVDASLWGMLFVSLFIIAIYRFFGLIATVALAVNMVLLLALMSLLGATLTLPGIAGIVLTMGMAVDANVLIFSRIREEIAAGMSVQRAINEGFGRAFTAIIDSNLTTLLVGGILFAMGTGPVKGFAVTMSLGIFTSMFTAIMVTRAMVNLIYGGRDVKKLWI
- the yajC gene encoding preprotein translocase subunit YajC, which encodes MSFFISNAMADAAAPAAAPMGGGFEWIFLVGFLVIFYLMIWRPQAKRAKEQKNLLSSLQKGDEVVTTGGIAGKITKVADDFVVLEVSDTVEMKFQKGAIAATLPKGTLKAI
- the tgt gene encoding tRNA guanosine(34) transglycosylase Tgt, which encodes MSFELLATDGKARRGRLTFPRGTVETPAFMPVGTYGTVKGMLPRDIEAIGAEIILGNTFHLWLRPGMEVIKAHGDLHDFMQWKGPILTDSGGFQVFSLGAMRKIKEEGVTFASPVDGSKVFMGPEESMQVQRDLGSDIVMIFDECTPYPADEDVARVSMELSLRWAQRSKNAHGENTAALFGIVQGGMHRDLRMRSLEGLDKIGFDGLAIGGLSVGEPKHEMIKVLDYLPGEMPADKPRYLMGVGKPEDLVEGVRRGVDMFDCVMPTRNARNGHLFIDTGVLKIRNAFHRHDDSPLDPTCDCYTCQNFSRAYLHHLDKCGEMLGSMLNTIHNLRHYQVLMAGLREAIQQGTLAAFVEAFYAKRGLPVPPLD
- the queA gene encoding tRNA preQ1(34) S-adenosylmethionine ribosyltransferase-isomerase QueA, encoding MRVADFTFELPDSLIARHPLAERRASRLLTLDGVSGAMAHRQFTDLLEHLRPGDLMVFNNTRVIPARLFGQKASGGKLEILVERVLDSHRVLAHVRSSKSPKPGSSILIDGGGEARMVARHDALFELEFAEEVLPLLDRVGHMPLPPYIDRPDEGSDRERYQTVYAERLGAVAAPTAGLHFDQPLLEAIAAKGVETAFVTLHVGAGTFQPVRVERIEDHHMHNEWLEVSQEVVDAVAACRARGGRVVAVGTTSVRSLESAARDGVLKPFSGDTDIFIYPGRPFHVVDALVTNFHLPESTLLMLVSAFAGYPEAMAAYKAAVEHGYRFFSYGDAMFITRNPAPRGPEETV
- a CDS encoding AAA family ATPase, giving the protein MAIYEEVLAWADRLPPWRHDALRRLCVQGAWSEEDFGEILDLCKQHHGIPSSFEPAPQPIRFAVEHFPAGANQDQTVVLRSLHTLTNVGKIPSNQALEFQAQGLTIVYGGNGTGKSGYARVLKQACRARSPGTVYANAYASDYKQLTPSATIDFELNSTPEQAIWIGQRGHVSRPELRGISVFDGDCARHYLQSKETATFQPSALTYLQQLANGLNQTLRPRIQAEISALATDITPFNIIPADTEAGQAVHPIGPTIDLTRARALSTLTLDEQAELARLPQEISEADPTAKATNLDNAATRVDELANGITAAAEIVSDDAIDSRQLAHRSLAEAESAERAASALLQTEDAMQLLSGTGQGPWASLFNAAREYSTSTAYPGQTFPVTDEGAVCVLCQQELAPEAKDRLERFDRYIRDKAAEAAQAARKTWQQIIHSVGQATVAFTAAPNMLESLGARVATLPGEIQCFQEDLDTRLQWLRTAVLSGEWQGRPTYRDADPTVSLRQVADGLRAEAARLRANLDAAALAAKRLRLKELEARRLLSEHIEAIARISKSLAQKAKLQRCLDDIGNTRSISMFAGQLARTYVSETLARTMNDELSRLDLYHIQAGVSSSGDAGAVRLGIQLQECQLDPYLVLSEAEQRICALAYFFAELRQSGSSSGIVFDDPVSSLDHNHRSAVARRIVQESANRQIIVFTHDAVFFGELVSLCQDAQVAPEVRSINYRAEGPGYIDAGLPYDMRKHRERIAYHRADHQRVAASFKNPPRDEERLAMRNAYDDLRVTIEVGIEDTILNETVVRFRDGISVGRLDGVMIVQEADYREVQRLHDKCCRNVRAHSHAAGQQRPVTQPAEFLQDIEEVNTLFQNIRKRRG